The following proteins are co-located in the Deinococcus aerius genome:
- the pyk gene encoding pyruvate kinase produces MKHFDRATKIVATVGPASRNPEVLGRMIDAGLNVVRMNFSHGDPEDHRQTVQMVRELATRKGVTVGILQDLQGPKIRVGRFREGAVTLEPGQKFTITMDDVEGDETRVSSTYKGLALDVHPGMTLLLDDGNLNLKVDQVRGNDVQTTVIIGGVLKNNKGINVPQAELAVPALSDKDVQDMEFGAQLGVDWVALSFVRSRDDLLLARHYLARFGSRAKLMAKIEKPQAVERFEDILREVDGIMVARGDLGVEMRPEQVPTIQKRLIRLCREVGKPVITATQMLESMINLPRPTRAEASDVANAIYDGTDAVMLSAESAAGHYPVEAVAMMDRIAREAEGSEHYKMLQRQVVIETELAQDSIAAAACSIGEKLDTPVIVTFTSTGGAATRIAKNRPPLAILALTPNEQTRNQLALSWGVVPMLSEDPHDTDDMVRIANDELRKSGLADVGDRYVITAGVPFGVRGTTNMLRVERLREEDLSDRV; encoded by the coding sequence ATGAAACACTTTGACCGAGCAACCAAGATCGTCGCCACCGTCGGCCCGGCGAGCCGCAACCCCGAGGTGCTGGGCCGGATGATCGACGCGGGCCTGAACGTGGTCCGCATGAACTTCAGCCACGGGGACCCCGAGGACCACCGCCAGACGGTGCAGATGGTGCGGGAACTCGCCACCCGCAAGGGCGTGACGGTGGGCATCCTGCAAGACCTCCAGGGGCCGAAGATCCGGGTGGGGCGCTTCCGCGAGGGGGCCGTGACCCTGGAGCCCGGCCAGAAGTTCACGATCACGATGGACGATGTCGAGGGCGACGAGACGCGCGTGAGCAGCACCTATAAGGGGCTCGCGCTCGACGTTCACCCCGGCATGACCCTGCTGCTCGACGACGGCAACCTGAACCTGAAGGTCGATCAGGTGCGCGGCAACGACGTGCAGACGACGGTAATCATCGGTGGCGTGCTGAAGAACAACAAGGGCATCAACGTGCCGCAGGCCGAACTCGCCGTGCCCGCCCTGTCGGACAAGGACGTGCAGGACATGGAGTTTGGGGCACAGCTCGGGGTGGACTGGGTGGCGCTCTCGTTCGTCCGCTCGCGCGACGACCTGCTGCTCGCCCGGCACTACCTCGCCCGTTTCGGCTCGCGGGCCAAGCTGATGGCGAAGATCGAGAAGCCTCAGGCGGTCGAGCGCTTCGAGGACATCCTGCGCGAGGTGGACGGCATCATGGTCGCGCGCGGCGACCTGGGCGTCGAGATGCGCCCCGAGCAGGTGCCCACCATCCAGAAGCGCCTGATCCGGTTGTGCCGCGAGGTGGGCAAGCCGGTGATCACCGCGACCCAGATGCTGGAGAGCATGATCAACCTGCCACGTCCCACCCGCGCCGAGGCGTCGGACGTGGCGAACGCGATCTACGACGGCACCGACGCGGTGATGCTGAGCGCGGAGTCGGCTGCCGGGCACTACCCCGTCGAGGCCGTCGCCATGATGGACCGCATCGCCCGCGAGGCCGAGGGGAGCGAGCACTACAAGATGCTCCAGCGTCAGGTCGTGATCGAGACGGAGCTCGCCCAGGACTCCATCGCCGCCGCGGCCTGCTCCATCGGCGAGAAGCTGGATACGCCCGTCATCGTGACCTTCACGAGCACGGGCGGCGCGGCGACCCGTATCGCCAAGAACCGGCCCCCGCTGGCGATCCTGGCCCTGACGCCCAACGAGCAGACCCGCAACCAGCTCGCCCTCTCCTGGGGCGTGGTGCCCATGCTCAGCGAGGACCCGCACGACACCGACGACATGGTCCGCATCGCCAACGACGAGCTGAGGAAGAGCGGGCTCGCGGATGTGGGCGACCGCTACGTCATCACGGCGGGCGTGCCCTTCGGCGTGAGGGGCACCACGAACATGCTGCGTGTCGAGCGTCTGCGTGAGGAAGACCTGAGCGACCGGGTTTAA